From the Rhizobium sp. ARZ01 genome, the window GGGTCCTGCTTCTCCAGCATGCCGACCTCAGGCTCCAGATACTGGCAGTCCTCGTAGAGGTCCCAGAATTTCTTCCGCGCCACATAGGGGTCGTGCGGATGGGTGAAGGAAACCGTGACGCACCAGGGACGGTGGTCCGTGTCGTCGTTCTCGCGCGAGAGTTGGTAGAGCTTCTGATTGGCGAGGAAGGCGACCTCGTCGTCATACTCCATCTGGTTGGTGATCTCGGCAACGCCGGCACCCGTCACCGAGCCCATGTTGTGATACCACCAGTCGATCCGCTCTCCGGGCTTGCGGTAATCCGGCGTCCAGCCGAAATCGGCCGGGTAGATGTCGGTCGTCAGCCGCTCCTCAAAGCCATGCAACTGGTCCGGTCCGACGAAATGCATTTTCCCCGACAGCGCCGTGTAGTAGCCGGCGCGGCGCAGGTGATGGGCAAAGGTCGGGATCGAAGAGACGTACTCGGCGGCGTTGTCATAGACCCGCGTGCGGCTCGGCAGTTGCCCGGCCATGAAGGAGGCGCGGGCAGGGGCGCACAGTGGCGAGGACGTGTAGTTGTTGCGAAAGCGGGCTGACCGCTTGGCGAGTGCCTTCAGATGTGGCGCATGCAGCCAGTCCGCCGGGCCGTCCGGAAAGAGCTTTCCGTTCAACTGGTCGACCATGATGATCAGGATGTTCGGCTTTCTGGCAGTCACGGGATGCGGATCCTTGAGGCGAGAGCGAAGATTGCGGGCATGACGTTGCCCCTCACCCTAGCCCTCTCCCCGCAAGCGGGGAGAAGGTGCCGGCAGGCGGATGAGGGGCGGATGCGTCCGCAGCATTGACTCCGATCGGTTGAAGCTGCGCATTCAGATAATCCTCAGTGAGCGCGATCGAGGAATCGACGCTGATGGGAACGGACCTTAGACTTTGCCGGATATAGAGCCCGTCGATCATCGCGGCGGCGCCTTCGGCGATGCGAACTGCGTCATCGGCCGGGCAAAGCCGTTTCAGGTTGGCCACGAGGTTCGAGCGCAGGCGGCGCGCATAGAGCACGAGCAGCCGCCGCGTTTCCTCCGAGCGTTGGGCATCGGCGTAGAAGGCGAGCCAGGCGGCGATCGTTTCCGGAGCGAATTGATCCGCCTGGAAGTTTACGCGGATGATTGCCGAGAGTTTTTCACGCGGCGCCTGAACGGATTGAATCGCCTTGATCACATCTTCGCGTAACTGCCTGAGTAGACTCCGGATTGTCGCCAGCAGCAGCTGTTCTTTCGACCCGAAATAGTGATGCGCTAAGGCCGGCGATACGCCCGCGTGCCGGGCGATTTCCGACATCGTCACGGCCAGCGAGCCGTGATCGCCGACCGCCTTGAGCGTCGCGTCCACAAGCGCCTTGCGGCGTACCGGCTCCATTCCGACCTTGGGCATATCTCGCCTCCCTGGCCGCCACATTATTTTTAATTGACTGGCCAATCAATAAAAATGTGACAGGTGCTGCTGCGCGTATGTCGCCGATCATGACAACTGTCGATTTCGTGGTACGATCAGCTTGTTTTGTTTCAGCTATTGGGGGTGGTCATGGCTGTTCATTCCGAAATACCTCGCTTGTCTGAAGTGCGTGGAAAATGGGGCTGGTTCGTCGCCCTCGGTGTCGCTCTCCTTGCTTTCGGCATCATTGCCGCCGGCAATCTGCTGTGGGCGACGGTGGTCACGGTCTACTATGTCGGCATGCTGATGATCATCGGCGGCTGCGTTTATCTGGCCCATGCCTTCCAGGTGAAGGCGTGGAAGGACACGATTTACTGGGTGCTGAGCGCGCTGCTCTATCTTGCCGCGGGCGTGCTGGCCTTCACCAATCCGGTCCTCACGTCGAAGGTCCTGACGCTGTTCATGGCCTGCGCGCTCCTCGTCTCCGGCCTCTTCCGCATCTGGGTGGCGTTTCACTCGCGCGACGAGGGTGCCGGATGGGGCTGGCTGCTTGCGGGCGGCATCGTCACGGCACTGGCCGGCATCGTCTTCCTCATCGGCTGGCCGGTCAACAGCCTGTGGCTGCTTGGCCTGTTCCTCGCCTTCGACCTGGCAATGCAGGGATGGTCGCTGATCTTCTTCGGTCTGGCGCTACGCAAGGCGTGAGGCACCGCGCTTTAGTCGGACGGTCGCGGCGTCGTGTCGGTTTGACACCGCCGCCGCCCTTGCGATAAACAGCCGTTGTGTGATGGGGATGGAGCTCCCCGACAACCGCCGTATCGGCTGATAGCTCCTGCCAAGGCGGACCGGAAGGTCTCCCGGTGCAGGCGCGCGAAATGCAGCCGCTCGTGGGTCGTTTCCGTTACCGCCACAGCGTGGAAGGGTAACGATATGAATTATCTCATTGTTTTCATCGGCGCGGGAATCGGCGGCGCAAGTCGGCACGGCGTCAACGTCCTGGCCGACCGAATTTCCAGCAACGGATTTCCGCTCGGAACGATTGCCGTGAACGTCCTCGGCTGCATGGTGATGGGTTTGCTTGCCGGCTTCTTCGCCTTTCGTGGGCATCTGCCGCAGGAGTGGCGACTGCTTCTGACGACCGGCGTGCTCGGCGGCTTCACCACCTTTTCCGCCTTCGCACTCGACGCCACGCTTTTGTGGGAGCGGGGAAATCTGGGTCTCGCGGCGGCCTATGTGTTTGCGAGCGTTGTCCTGTCGCTTGGCGCGGTCATCGCCGGCCTGTTCCTCGCTCGTTTGGCTTCGGCGGGCCTGCCGTGAAGTCTGTCCTCGCATCCTGGCAGCTCTGGGCGATGGGTTCGGCGGTCTTCGCGGCACTGACCGCCATATTCGCCAAGGTCGGCATTGAAGGGGTGAGTTCCGATTTCGCCACGTTCATCCGCACGATCGTCATTCTCGCTTCGATCGCCTTCATCCTTTCGGTCACGGGAAGCTGGCAGGAGCCGGCGACTGTTTCGGCGAAAAGCTGGCTGTTTCTCGTCCTGTCAGGCCTTGCGACGGGGGCCTCCTGGCTCTGCTACTTTCGCGCTCTGAAGCTTGGCAACGCCTCGCAGGTGGCGCCGGTCGACAAACTGAGCGTGGTGCTGGTGGCGGCTTTTGCGGCGGTGTTTCTGGGCGAGCGGCTGTCGCCCATGCACTGGCTCGCGGTGTGCTTCATCGCGACCGGCGCTGTCATGCTGACGCTGCGCATTTGACGGGCGCAATCGAGGCTTAAAAGGAGGAAGGGCGGACCCGGCCACCGGATCCGCCCTCTTTCGGTCTGACAGCTTGCGCACACACACAGCCGCAAGCCCGGCCTATCCTGAGCGGCCCTTTGTAGTGTCGGGGCAGGCCGCTCAAGCCTGTGGAATTACTGCAGGATCTTCACAGCATGGGCTTCATGCTTTTTCCCGACCATGTCCCACGATACCGAGACCTTCTCGCCGGCCTTCAGGCCGGGATCCTTGAAGCCCTTGGGCAGGATGTACATCGTGCCATCGGCGAGTGTGAGGCTCATGTGGCTAGGGCTGTAGGACTTGACCGTTCCGGTTGCCGTCTGGGCTGCAAGGGCTGCGGCCGGAACGGACAGAAGGGCAACGATTGCGAGATTGGAAAGAAGAACACGCATCAGAGTTGTCCTGTTTAGGCCCTCCGAGAGGGCTCTTTCCGAAGCCGTCCGGAAGGCGTCGTGTCGCGGTCAAGACCGCCGGCGCTTCCCGGCTTCGGCGTGAAAATTAGACCGGTCCAATGGCGACTTCAAATTAAAGATAGGTAATTTTACAAGCTCATGAAATCATGAGATTTCAATGATTTGTGACGAATTGTGGCAGTCGCAAGATGACTGAAATTTAATTTTTGCGGGCCCTTCTGGCCTGACTTTCGCAGGCACTTTCCGCTATGTTGTAGATAGCTTGAATTGAAAGTGCGCCTGCGCTGACAACTCGGAGGAAACGCCATGCCGCTGCCCGAAACCATGAACTTTGTCGATGTCAGCGAACCTGGCGGGGTCGAAAACCTGATGATGGCGCAGGGGCCGCTTCCGCAGATGCGACCCGGCGAGATCCTCATCCGCGTCGCCACCGCCGGCATCAATCGGCCCGACATCATGCAGCGCAAGGGCGACTACCCGCCGCCGCCGGGCGCCAGCCCCGTCCTCGGCCTCGAAGTCGCCGGCGAAGTGGTCGGATTGGGCGAGGGGGTGACGGAGTTCGCGTTGGGCGACAAGGTCTGCGCGCTCGCCAACGGCGGCGGCTATGCGCAGTACTGCGCGGTGCCGGCCACCCAGGCCCTGCGGTTTCCGAAGGGGTACGATGCGGTCAAGGCCGCAGCCCTGCCGGAGACCTTTTTCACTGTCTGGGCCAATCTCTTCATGATGGCCGGTTTGAAATCCGGTGAGACGGTGTTGATCCATGGCGGTACCAGCGGCATCGGCACGACCGCAATCCAGTTGGCCGTCGCCTTCGGCGCGAAGGTCTACGCTACCGCCGGCTCGACGGAAAAGTGCGAGGCTTGCGTCGGGCTCGGCGCATACCGGGCGATCAACTACCGGACAGAGGATTTTGCCGCCGTCATCGCCGAGGAAACGGGCAAGCGCGGCGTCGACGTCATCCTCGACATGATCGGTGCGGCGTATTTCGACCGGAACCTCAAGTCGCTCGGGCTCGACGGGCGGCTTTCGATCATCGCCTTTCTTGGCGGGGCCATTGCCGAGAAGGTTAGTCTTGGGCCGATCCTCACCAAGCGCCTGAGGGTGATGGGTTCGGCCATGCGGCCGCGGACGGTGGCCGAAAAGAAGGCGATCCGGGACGAGCTTCTGGAAAAGGTCTGGCCGCATCTCGATTCCGGACGCGTCGCCCCGGTGATCCAGTCGGTTCTGCCCTTCGCCGAGGTTGCGGCCGCCCACCGGACGTTGGAGCACGGTGATCACATCGGCAAGGTGGTGCTCACCTTCGACTGAGCGGGTGCGCGTCAGCGCTGCCGCAGCAGCGAGGCCGCCAGGGCAAAGGCGATGAGACCGGGAAGCGCGAACAGGCCGTAGAGCCAGCTTGCCGCCGAGATGTTGCCTGCAACACCGCCCGGATCGAGAAGCCCTGTGCTGTTGACCGCAACACCGGCAAGGGCTGCGCCGAAGGCGCTGCCGAGCGATTGCATTGTCGTGATCGCCGCAGATGCCTTGTCCTTCTCGTTCTCGGGTGCGAGCCTCAGCACCAGCGTCACCAGATGCGCCCAGCCCATGCCGACGCCGAAGCCCATGCCGAAGATCGCGATCGTTGCCGGCACCAGCGTTGCG encodes:
- a CDS encoding HdeD family acid-resistance protein, whose product is MAVHSEIPRLSEVRGKWGWFVALGVALLAFGIIAAGNLLWATVVTVYYVGMLMIIGGCVYLAHAFQVKAWKDTIYWVLSALLYLAAGVLAFTNPVLTSKVLTLFMACALLVSGLFRIWVAFHSRDEGAGWGWLLAGGIVTALAGIVFLIGWPVNSLWLLGLFLAFDLAMQGWSLIFFGLALRKA
- a CDS encoding EamA family transporter, with the translated sequence MKSVLASWQLWAMGSAVFAALTAIFAKVGIEGVSSDFATFIRTIVILASIAFILSVTGSWQEPATVSAKSWLFLVLSGLATGASWLCYFRALKLGNASQVAPVDKLSVVLVAAFAAVFLGERLSPMHWLAVCFIATGAVMLTLRI
- the crcB gene encoding fluoride efflux transporter CrcB: MNYLIVFIGAGIGGASRHGVNVLADRISSNGFPLGTIAVNVLGCMVMGLLAGFFAFRGHLPQEWRLLLTTGVLGGFTTFSAFALDATLLWERGNLGLAAAYVFASVVLSLGAVIAGLFLARLASAGLP
- the betI gene encoding transcriptional regulator BetI, encoding MPKVGMEPVRRKALVDATLKAVGDHGSLAVTMSEIARHAGVSPALAHHYFGSKEQLLLATIRSLLRQLREDVIKAIQSVQAPREKLSAIIRVNFQADQFAPETIAAWLAFYADAQRSEETRRLLVLYARRLRSNLVANLKRLCPADDAVRIAEGAAAMIDGLYIRQSLRSVPISVDSSIALTEDYLNAQLQPIGVNAADASAPHPPAGTFSPLAGRGLG
- a CDS encoding DUF1344 domain-containing protein; the protein is MRVLLSNLAIVALLSVPAAALAAQTATGTVKSYSPSHMSLTLADGTMYILPKGFKDPGLKAGEKVSVSWDMVGKKHEAHAVKILQ
- a CDS encoding NAD(P)H-quinone oxidoreductase, whose protein sequence is MPLPETMNFVDVSEPGGVENLMMAQGPLPQMRPGEILIRVATAGINRPDIMQRKGDYPPPPGASPVLGLEVAGEVVGLGEGVTEFALGDKVCALANGGGYAQYCAVPATQALRFPKGYDAVKAAALPETFFTVWANLFMMAGLKSGETVLIHGGTSGIGTTAIQLAVAFGAKVYATAGSTEKCEACVGLGAYRAINYRTEDFAAVIAEETGKRGVDVILDMIGAAYFDRNLKSLGLDGRLSIIAFLGGAIAEKVSLGPILTKRLRVMGSAMRPRTVAEKKAIRDELLEKVWPHLDSGRVAPVIQSVLPFAEVAAAHRTLEHGDHIGKVVLTFD